Proteins encoded by one window of Fusarium graminearum PH-1 chromosome 1, whole genome shotgun sequence:
- a CDS encoding RNA polymerase II transcription factor B subunit 5 — MPRAIRGVLIECDPSIKSIIVSIDSANHDYIIEDLDDERVVVKENMVSMLKAKLEDRLKENLPPEEESGSE, encoded by the exons ATGCCTCGCGCAATCAGAG GCGTTCTCATCGAATGCGATCCGTCCATCAAATCCATCATTGTTAGCATTGACAGTGCCAATCATGACTACATAATCGAAGATCTCGACGACGAACGCGTAGTCGTCAAAGAAAACATGGTCTCTATGCTCAAGGCCAAACTCGAAGAC CGACTAAAGGAAAACCTGCCCCCAGAGGAGGAATCTGGCTCAGAGTAG
- a CDS encoding 1,3-beta-glucanosyltransferase gel1 precursor has translation MKSVSLLSVLAAVASATPTLKEPPSKRGSLPTVTASGNAFWAGDERFYLRGIDYQPGGASANEDPLADPKVCKRDIKYFKELGVNVIRVYAVDNKADHDECMKALDDAGIYLVLDVNNPKYSINRATPGPSYNAAYIQSVLATVEMFAQYENTLAFFSGNEVMNDEKDTDKSAPYVKAITRDMRNYIKARKLRKIPVGYSAADVASNRMQTAHYMNCGSEEVRSDFFAFNDYSWCNSDFKTSGWDVKVKNFTDYGIPIFLSEYGCIESRPRKFQEIKPMMDSDMSSVYSGGLMYEYSLEDNDYGIVKIKGNTVTPEDEFDLFKSALSKYPAPTGSGGAAKASHGVECPKSESVWQVDPSYLPEMPAQAEKYMKDGAGKGPGINGKGSHFDTDSGTATASMTVGTSTSTGDSSSSNSDDDDSGAAALGFGALYVTGAATFFTLFGTLLL, from the exons ATGAAgtctgtctctcttctctcagtCTTGGCGGCTGTCGCCTCGGCCACTCCCACTCTCAAGGAGCCCCCCAGCAAGCGAGGATCTCTTCCTACCGTTACTGCTTCAGGAAATG CTTTCTGGGCCGGTGACGAGCGTTTCTACCTCCGAGGTATTGACTACCAGCCCGGTGGTGCCTCCGCTAACGAGGATCCTCTGGCCGACCCCAAGGTCTGCAAGCGTGATATCAAGTACTTCAAGGAACTCGGCGTCAACGTTATTCGCGTTTACGCCGTCGACAACAAGGCCGATCACGATGAGTGCATGAAGGCGCTCGACGACGCTGGCATCtatcttgtccttgatgtcaACAACCCCAAGTACTCCATCAACCGTGCCACCCCCGGCCCTTCGTACAATGCCGCCTACATCCAAAGTGTTCTTGCTACTGTCGAGATGTTCGCCCAGTACGAGAACACCCTCGCTTTCTTCTCCGGTAACGAGGTCATGAACGACGAGAAGGACACCGACAAGTCTGCTCCTTAcgtcaaggccatcaccCGTGACATGCGAAACTACATCAAGGCTCGCAAGCTTCGCAAGATTCCCGTCGGTTACTCCGCTGCCGATGTTGCCTCCAACCGCATGCAGACTGCTCACTACATGAACTGCGGTTCTGAAGAGGTCCGATCCGACTTCTTTGCTTTCAACGATTACTCCTGGTGCAACAGTGACTTCAAGACCTCTGGCTGGgacgtcaaggtcaagaactTCACCGACTACGGTATTCCTATCTT CCTGTCTGAGTATGGCTGTATTGAGAGCCGTCCTCGTAAGTTCCAGGAGATCAAGCCCATGATGGACTCCGACATGTCCTCTGTCTACTCTGGTGGTCTCATGTACGAGTACTCCCTCGAGGACAACGACTAcggcatcgtcaagatcaagggtaACACCGTTACCCCCGAGGACGAGTTCGACCTCTTCAAGTCTGCTCTCTCAAAGTACCCTGCTCCCACTGGTTCCGGCGGTGCCGCCAAGGCTTCTCACGGCGTTGAGTGCCCCAAGTCCGAGTCTGTCTGGCAAGTCGACCCCAGCTATCTCCCCGAGATGCCTGCTCAGGCCGAGAAGTACATGAAGGACGGTGCTGGCAAGGGCCCTGGTATCAACGGTAAGGGCTCTCACTTCGACACTGACAGCGGTACTGCCACCGCCAGTATGACCGTTGGCACCTCTACCTCCACCGGcgattcttcttcatccaactctgatgacgatgatagCGGTGCCGCTGCCCTCGGCTTCGGTGCTCTCTATGTCACCGGCGCTGCCACCTTCTTCACCCTCTTTGGAACCCTTCTTCTGTAA
- a CDS encoding imidazole glycerol phosphate synthase hisHF: MPTVHLLDYVAGNIRSLVNAIEKCGYEVEWVRSPEEVPNAEKLILPGVGHFGHCLSQLSQAGYLEPIKKHIADGKPFFGVCVGLQALFQGSVEDPDIPGLGVVPATLDRFDDSSKSVPHIGWNNAFTAGKAMYDLQPDSKYYYVHSYKCPYKPGELESQGWAVATGTYGAETFVGAIAKGNIYATQFHPEKSGAAGLRTLRAFLTGEGLKTLGNVVDEAVANAPIKFEDSLTRRVIACLDVRTNDQGDLVVTKGDQYDVREKGDDRNVRNLGKPVEMAKRYYESGADEVTFLNITSFRDCPVADLPMLEIVRQTSRTVFVPLTIGGGIRDTVDTDGTKVSALEIATMYFKSGADKVSIGSDAVLAAEEYYSLGRKLFGNTAIEQISRAYGNQAVVVSVDPKRVYVPKPDATRHNIVKTQFPGPKGEEYCWYACTIKGGRETRDMDVVELTQAVEAMGTGEILLNCIDKDGTNSGFDFELINQVKGAVKIPVIASSGAGNPSHFEDVFQKTPTDAALGAGMFHRGEYTVKQVKDYLQEKGLKVRQFEEGF, from the exons atgcCCACTGTTCACCTATTAGATTATGTTGCCGGCAACATCAGGAGTCTGGTGAATGCCATTGAGAAGTGTGGCTACGAGGTCGAATGGGTCCGATCTCCTGAGGAAGTTCCCAATGCAGAG AAACTTATCCTCCCCGGTGTCGGCCACTTTGGCCATTGTCTTTCCCAGCTTTCTCAAGCCGGCTATCTAGAACCTATCAAGAAACACATTGCTGATGGGAAGCCCTTTTTCGGTGTTTGCGTTGGCCTACAAGCTCTTTTCCAGGGTTCTGTCGAGGATCCTGACATCCCCGGTCTCGGAGTCGTGCCAGCTACTTTGGATCGATTTGACGACTCAAGTAAATCGGTACCTCACATCGGTTGGAACAATGCCTTCACGGCTGGGAAGGCCATGTACGACCTTCAGCCGGACTCAAAGTATTATTATGTTCATTCGTACAAGTGCCCCTACAAGCCAGGAGAGCTTGAGTCGCAGGGATGGGCTGTTGCGACTGGCACATACGGCGCCGAGACTTTCGTAGGTGCCATCGCCAAGGGCAATATCTACGCAACCCAATTCCACCCAGAGAAGTCCGGCGCCGCCGGTCTAAGGACACTCCGTGCCTTTCTCACGGGTGAAGGACTGAAAACCCTCGGCAATGTAGTCGATGAAGCTGTCGCCAATGCTCCCATCAAGTTCGAGGACAGCCTGACACGACGAGTCATTGCATGCTTGGATGTGCGAACAAACGACCAGGGCGATTTGGTTGTTACCAAGGGTGACCAGTACGATGTCCGCGAGAAGGGTGACGATCGCAACGTGCGTAACCTGGGCAAGCCTGTTGAGATGGCTAAGCGATACTACGAATCTGGGGCGGACGAGGTCACGTTCCTTAACATCACTTCTTTCCGGGACTGCCCAGTCGCCGATCTCCCCATGCTTGAGATCGTTCGTCAAACGTCTCGCACTGTTTTTGTGCCCCTAAccattggtggtggtatccGTGATACCGTAGACACTGATGGCACAAAGGTTTCAGCGCTCGAGATTGCCACCATGTACTTCAAGTCTGGTGCTGACAAGGTCTCGATCGGGTCTGATGCTGTTCTTGCTGCCGAAGAGTACTACTCTCTCGGTCGTAAGCTATTTGGTAACACTGCCATCGAACAGATTTCACGGGCCTATGGCAACCAGGCCGTCGTTGTGAGCGTTGACCCCAAGCGCGTCTACGTTCCCAAGCCAGATGCTACCCGAcacaacatcgtcaagacaCAGTTCCCCGGTCCCAAGGGTGAGGAGTACTGTTGGTACGCCTGCACGATCAAGGGCGGTCGTGAAACTCGGGATATGGATGTAGTCGAGCTTACACAGGCTGTCGAGGCGATGGGAACCGGAGAGATTCTCCTCAACTGCATTGACAAAGACGGTACTAACAGTGGGTTCGACTTTGAGctcatcaaccaagtcaaGGGAGCTGTCAAGATCCCCGTCATTGCCTCAAGTGGTGCTGGCAACCCGTCTCACTTTGAAGATGTATTCCAAAAGACCCCGACAGATGCCGCTTTGGGTGCTGGAATGTTCCACCGCGGCGAGTACACAGTCAAGCAAGTGAAGGATTACCTACAAGAAAAGGGTCTCAAGGTGAGACAGTTCGAAGAGGGCTTTTAG